From one Lotus japonicus ecotype B-129 chromosome 3, LjGifu_v1.2 genomic stretch:
- the LOC130744363 gene encoding dof zinc finger protein DOF2.4-like, with amino-acid sequence MGLSSKQVSNRGLDWNQTLLQDQDLELPNPLPMRKQQPKQQQQSQQSEALKCPRCDSTNTKFCYYNNYNKSQPRHYCRACKRHWTKGGTLRNVPVGGVRKNKKIKKSTTSPSSGTTTTSISTTTTSNGKNDVDFNAPLAVTDQKSIPSSLYQPLMQQDLMSTRVDSECEDLGIGNVSTPMRSSNVYNYGEEFKLMEEPTINTGDNNTQAWEIPAATSTTNMEMPNYWSWEDIDSLVSTDLNVPWDDSDVVKP; translated from the exons ATGGGTTTGAGTTCTAAGCAGGTTTCTAATAGAGGGCTTGATTGGAATCAAACCTTGCTTCAAGATCAAGACTTGGAGCTTCCAAACCCTCTTCCTATGAGGAAACAACAACCAAAACAACAGCAACAATCTCAGCAATCAGAGGCTTTGAAGTGTCCAAGATGTGATTCAACAAATACCAAGTTTTGTTACTACAACAATTACAACAAGTCTCAGCCTCGCCATTACTGCAGAGCTTGTAAGAGGCACTGGACTAAAGGTGGAACTCTACGCAATGTTCCTGTTGGTGGTGTCAGGAAGAACAAGAAGATCAAGAaatcaacaacttctccatcctctggcaccaccaccacttctattagcaccaccaccacctctaatGGCAAAAATGATGTTGATTTCAACGCTCCTCTTGCAGTCACTGATCAGAAAAGCATACCTTCTTCTCTCTATCAACCTCTGATGCAACAGGATCTGATGAGTACCAGAGTCGACTCTGAATGTGAAGACTTGGGTATTGGTAATG TGTCAACCCCTATGAGATCATCCAATGTGTATAACTATGGTGAAGAATTTAAATTAATGGAGGAGCCAACCATCAACACTGGTGATAATAACACACAGGCATGGGAGATACCTGCTGCAACAAGTACTACTAACATGGAAATGCCAAACTATTGGAGTTGGGAGGATATTGATTCTTTAGTCTCAACTGATCTGAATGTTCCTTGGGATGATTCTGATGTTGTCAAACCCTGA